In Streptomyces sp. NBC_00569, a single genomic region encodes these proteins:
- a CDS encoding hotdog fold thioesterase → MTEELPVAQSVRTMLEGDHTCELLGIQVEFAKDGQSRATMRVRPDMVNGHAIVHGGLVFSLADTTFACAVNSYGPPVVTASADVTYLRPGSLGDVLVAEAVTRARRGRSLVCDVTVRRGEEIIAEFRGRGAQLKDDRGRPGG, encoded by the coding sequence ATGACGGAAGAACTCCCGGTGGCGCAGAGCGTGCGCACCATGCTGGAGGGCGACCACACCTGCGAACTACTTGGAATCCAGGTGGAGTTCGCGAAAGACGGGCAGTCGCGGGCCACGATGCGCGTACGGCCCGACATGGTGAACGGGCACGCGATCGTGCACGGCGGACTGGTGTTCTCGCTGGCCGACACCACGTTCGCCTGTGCGGTCAACAGCTACGGACCGCCGGTCGTCACCGCGAGCGCGGACGTCACCTACCTGCGTCCCGGGTCGCTCGGTGACGTGCTGGTCGCCGAGGCGGTGACCCGCGCCCGGCGCGGCCGCTCGTTGGTCTGTGACGTCACGGTGCGGCGCGGCGAGGAGATCATCGCTGAGTTTCGTGGACGCGGTGCGCAGCTCAAGGACGATCGCGGGCGCCCGGGCGGATAG
- a CDS encoding bifunctional 3-(3-hydroxy-phenyl)propionate/3-hydroxycinnamic acid hydroxylase yields the protein MSQDYEVVVIGGGPVGAMALAQLGHAGVRALGVEREPELWQQARAVHFDAEAMRSFQAMGRGAEIAALTKPMCDYRMENEAGETLIAQPTGEWGPQSWHGENLFHQPEIDALLRAEVDRLPSVELRLGTTLMEVVQGDDVVRCQVRTPEGATQTLTARWVIACDGATSTVRRLLDIPTENLGTDDPWLVADGRLHDTDGIKGDMVFLGRHTRPALWIRLPGDRARMEFKVLPGDDPQEIATAEGLARISQGVLTPRTFDPERVAVYTFRARVAASWRVGNVFLAGDAAHQAPPMFGMGLCAGLRDVANLVWKLRLVALGRARPSLLDTYESERREHARYWVHKAATMATLIQTTDPEVAAQRDAYIRAHPEDSYPAAPALGPGLHTGPADRHGGLISAQPILSDGTRLDDLVGRRFLLAASPQLLAELPEFVRTALEDEPEVTVLSSPQHVSALLASLEASAVLVRPDRYVLGTAQTPAALEELVRLLPLAGAQESCGEASPQGDAAVAPS from the coding sequence GTGTCACAGGACTACGAAGTGGTTGTCATCGGTGGCGGACCCGTCGGGGCGATGGCCCTGGCGCAACTGGGGCACGCCGGTGTCCGCGCCCTGGGAGTCGAGCGAGAGCCCGAACTGTGGCAGCAGGCGCGCGCCGTGCACTTCGACGCCGAAGCCATGCGGTCCTTCCAGGCCATGGGGCGGGGAGCGGAGATCGCGGCTCTGACCAAGCCGATGTGCGACTACCGCATGGAGAACGAAGCCGGCGAAACCCTGATCGCTCAGCCCACGGGGGAGTGGGGACCGCAGTCCTGGCACGGCGAGAATCTGTTTCACCAGCCCGAGATCGATGCGCTGCTGCGCGCGGAGGTCGACCGGCTCCCGAGTGTCGAACTCCGCCTGGGCACAACCTTGATGGAGGTCGTGCAGGGCGATGACGTCGTGCGATGTCAGGTGCGGACTCCCGAGGGAGCAACGCAGACGCTCACGGCCCGCTGGGTGATCGCCTGCGACGGTGCCACCTCGACCGTCCGGCGCCTGCTCGACATCCCCACGGAGAACCTCGGGACCGATGATCCGTGGCTCGTCGCCGACGGACGCCTGCACGATACGGACGGCATCAAGGGGGACATGGTGTTCCTCGGCCGCCACACCCGGCCCGCGCTGTGGATCAGGCTTCCCGGAGACCGGGCCCGTATGGAGTTCAAGGTCCTGCCCGGCGACGATCCGCAGGAGATCGCCACTGCGGAGGGCCTGGCCCGCATCAGTCAGGGCGTCCTCACGCCGCGGACCTTCGACCCCGAACGCGTGGCCGTCTACACGTTCCGCGCACGCGTCGCCGCCTCATGGCGGGTCGGCAACGTGTTCCTCGCGGGCGACGCCGCGCACCAGGCGCCTCCCATGTTCGGCATGGGCCTGTGCGCCGGACTGCGGGACGTGGCCAACCTGGTGTGGAAGCTCCGGCTCGTCGCGCTCGGGAGGGCCAGGCCGTCGCTGCTCGACACCTACGAGTCCGAACGCAGGGAGCACGCCAGGTACTGGGTCCACAAGGCGGCCACGATGGCCACCCTCATCCAGACCACCGATCCGGAGGTCGCGGCGCAACGTGACGCCTACATTCGCGCCCACCCGGAGGACTCGTACCCGGCGGCGCCCGCTCTCGGGCCGGGACTTCACACCGGCCCGGCCGACCGGCACGGCGGTCTGATATCCGCGCAGCCGATCCTGTCGGACGGGACCCGTCTCGATGATCTCGTCGGGCGCCGGTTCCTGTTGGCTGCGTCGCCTCAACTCCTGGCGGAACTGCCCGAGTTCGTGCGTACCGCGCTGGAGGACGAGCCCGAGGTCACGGTCCTCAGCTCGCCCCAGCATGTGAGCGCGCTGCTCGCGTCGCTCGAGGCGTCGGCTGTTCTGGTGCGCCCCGACCGCTACGTGCTGGGCACGGCGCAGACGCCGGCCGCACTCGAAGAGCTGGTCAGGCTCCTGCCCCTGGCGGGGGCTCAAGAATCCTGCGGCGAGGCATCTCCGCAAGGGGATGCGGCCGTAGCGCCCAGCTGA
- a CDS encoding VOC family protein, translated as MSESPISSVSPITHLRHVDIAVQDYEKQVAFYEEKWGLVKAGSDGDVTYFAAEGSPEQYVIRVRRAQDKRLDLVSYGAADRETVDALAVRLARGGVRLVGEPDELQTPGGGYGFRFFDVEGRTIEVSTEVAARRHRRIEEREDIPVRLSHVVLNSPEPEKLQAFYEKYLDFRLTDTNVHPELGGIMWFMRCNPQHHSMAIARCPHVSLHHASFEMRGLDEYMRGSGRLMRDGVHKVWGPGRHRAGDNTFTYFHDPNGNTMEYTTELETLDEDSWHPHLYSTDDPETSDQWGTSNPMNDFVSREMFNDPDRGLFTPPPV; from the coding sequence ATGTCTGAGAGTCCGATCAGTTCGGTGAGTCCGATCACGCATTTGCGGCATGTGGATATCGCGGTGCAGGACTATGAGAAGCAGGTGGCTTTCTATGAGGAGAAGTGGGGGTTGGTCAAGGCGGGGTCGGATGGTGATGTCACGTATTTCGCGGCGGAGGGTTCGCCGGAGCAGTATGTGATCCGGGTGCGTCGGGCGCAGGACAAGCGGCTGGACCTGGTGTCCTACGGGGCTGCGGACCGGGAGACGGTGGACGCGCTCGCGGTGCGGCTGGCCCGCGGGGGTGTGCGGTTGGTGGGGGAGCCGGATGAGTTGCAGACGCCGGGGGGTGGTTACGGTTTCCGGTTCTTCGATGTGGAGGGCCGCACGATCGAGGTGTCGACGGAGGTGGCGGCGCGCAGGCATCGGCGGATCGAGGAGCGTGAGGACATTCCGGTGCGGCTGTCGCATGTGGTGTTGAACTCGCCGGAGCCGGAGAAGCTGCAGGCGTTTTATGAGAAGTATCTGGATTTCCGGCTGACGGATACGAATGTGCATCCGGAGCTGGGCGGGATCATGTGGTTCATGCGGTGCAATCCGCAGCATCACTCGATGGCGATCGCGCGGTGTCCGCATGTGTCGTTGCATCATGCGTCGTTCGAGATGCGTGGGCTGGATGAGTACATGCGGGGCAGTGGCCGGCTGATGCGGGACGGTGTGCACAAGGTGTGGGGTCCGGGCCGGCACCGGGCGGGGGACAACACGTTCACGTACTTCCATGACCCGAACGGGAACACGATGGAGTACACGACGGAGCTGGAGACGCTGGACGAGGACTCCTGGCATCCGCACCTGTATTCCACGGACGATCCGGAGACGT